A window of the Miscanthus floridulus cultivar M001 chromosome 14, ASM1932011v1, whole genome shotgun sequence genome harbors these coding sequences:
- the LOC136503893 gene encoding vegetative cell wall protein gp1-like, translated as MEKNFAECPNLGHSANEKNLFLTPSRRALALSPHGPHPFSLRRVRTPPPLLRARARAAPHLPLGVGASPPSPPPSLAPLRPALPSPLAGVARPPLLPRQRSPPSPLPLSAWRRSPLPLPTRRCTSLPPPPPPPDLAPARADPATVEHGRWDPALARAQADRSGTRPSSPGAAALPLPLLRGVHLPPSSTASTRSGPGAGGSGDGGNTGRPDPAPARADGSGARAPPLPARRCSPCLSLCGGAAPSLLHRLHQIRPPALADPAMVAHGEAGSSPGAGGRIWRAALLSRRGGALPSPSPSAAAPSPSLFPAVVPSPLPLSAWRRSPCLSLSRWRFSTASTRSGPSVVAAWAWWRCGVVAAR; from the coding sequence atggaaaaaaactttgccgagtgcccaaatctgggacactcggcaaacgaaaaAAATCTTTTTTTAACCCCCAGCAGACGCGCCCTAGCCTTATCCCCGCATGGCCCCCACCCCTTCTCCCTGCGCCGTGTCcgcacgccccctccccttctccgcgCACGTGCACGCGCCGCCCCCCACCTCCCTCTCGGCGTCGGCGCGtccccgccctcccctcctccctctctggcGCCGCTGCGGCCTGCCCTCCCGtcccccctcgccggcgtggcccgccctcccctcctccctcgccaGCGCAGCCCGCCCTCCCCCCTTCCTCTCTCGGCATGGCGGCGCTCACCCCTGCCTCTCCCTACGCGGCGgtgcacctccctccctcctccaccgcctccaccagatcTGGCCCCCGCGCGGGCGGAtccagcgacggtggagcacgggAGGTGGGATCCGGCCCTGGCGCGGGCGCAGGCGGACAGATCTGGCACGCGGCCCTCCTCTCCCGGCGCGGCAGCGCTCCCCCTGCCTCTCCTGCGCGGCgtgcacctccctccctcctccaccgcctccaccagatccggccCCGGCGCGGGCGGATCCGGCGACGGTGGCAAcacggggaggccggatccggccccgGCGCGGGCGGACGGATCTGGCGCGCGTGCCCCTCCTCTCCCGGCGCGGCGGTGCTCCCCCTGCCTCTCCCTGTGCGGCGGCGCagctccctccctcctccaccgcctccaccagatccggccCCCGGCGCTGGCGGATCCGGCGATGGTGGCGCACGGGGAGGCCGGTTCCAGCCCGGGTGCGGGCGGACGGATCTGGCGCGCGGCCCTCCTCTCTCGGCGCGGCGGCGccctgccctctccctctcccagcgcggcagcgccctccccctccctttTCCCGGCGGTGGTGCCCTCCCCCCTTCCTCTCTCGGCATGGCGGCGCTCCCCCTGCCTCTCCCTTTCCCGGTGGCGcttctccaccgcctccaccagatccggccCCAGCGTGGTGGCGGCCTGGGCATGGTGGCGGTGCGGCGTGGTGGCGGCGCGGTGA